From one Myxococcus xanthus genomic stretch:
- a CDS encoding MXAN_5808 family serine peptidase, which yields MNQMPRFLRRITAVAVLLGAWALVGSNRAPLPLTMGAAEAGQGSWDGSLPTVKGEKAPHDLNSLRVLTKVILYVKENYVDPKRVKPKEMMIASLEYVEKSVPDVLVDGNAETGKLNVNVNGKQREFDIAHVDSLWKMSFALKDVFDFLSKNMRPIEDTRDVEYAAVNGMLSTLDPHSVLLRPELYREMKLSTKGEFGGLGFVIQMREGNLTVVKVIPKTPAHRSGIQKDDRIKKIGEESTVNMDLNEAVSKLRGPVDSRITITVERDGWDKPRIMTLSRAMISIESVQHKMLSNNVGYIRLKNFQGNTTRDLEAALTQLRKQADAKGGFKGLVLDMRGNPGGLLEQAIQVSDTFLSSGTIVATVGLSDKLREEKRARATDGEDSYPIAVLVNAGSASASEIVAGALKNLDRATIIGRQTFGKGSVQVLYDFPDDSALKLTIAKYLTPGDVSIQEVGIVPDIQLVPTRATDERVDVFAPRRSMGEADLDQHFGNPDSSTVAKKREDVLNREKPLESLKYLKVDEKQAQATAKKEEGKAPPKTAANAKKHGDKDPLLDVDVAGMGEDLDDQLDAEAQEEIKEDFEVQFARDFVLRAPATTRKEQLKQGKAFIDQKRAEEESRINAAIAALGVDWSAGPTPKNVQMAVSLTPGPDAKILAGEVMEMALTAENRGTEPLKRVRAWTESDNAFLDRREFLFGALAPGEKKTWKVKVRLPKDLTSRRDDVTVRFFDDHGALPETRVAELNFVELPRPAFAFNWQVIDDCATCNGDGTVQRGETVSVLLDVTNAGTGTALDSFTQIKNGGDANIFIEKGRFKLGELKPGETKTARFQLEVKKGFKGNTFPLKLAIIDEPLEEFVMEKLELPVTDAAIATMEPKKGLIRVGDKVDLYGAPAQGARAVAKLSGTTVLPAEAVTKGYYRVELEKDRFAFVRSQDAKELKTGKATTPKATLVTNHRPPDIRLDVDPAAGGMVANGDKFTLSGVVTDPHGLLDVYVLVNDQKVYFKGVDPKGAEPNTLKFSTEFALKEGNNNVLVVAREDNDFASRRTLVIRRRPAEVAQKMASPAGSPANKPQ from the coding sequence ATGAACCAAATGCCGCGTTTCCTCCGCCGAATCACAGCCGTTGCCGTGCTCCTCGGCGCCTGGGCCCTGGTGGGCAGCAACCGGGCTCCCTTGCCGCTGACCATGGGTGCAGCCGAGGCCGGGCAAGGCTCGTGGGACGGCAGTCTTCCTACCGTCAAAGGCGAGAAGGCACCGCACGACCTCAACAGCCTGCGCGTCCTGACGAAGGTCATCCTCTACGTGAAGGAGAACTACGTCGACCCCAAGCGGGTGAAGCCGAAGGAGATGATGATCGCCTCGCTGGAGTACGTCGAGAAGAGCGTTCCCGACGTGCTCGTGGACGGCAACGCGGAGACGGGCAAGCTCAACGTCAACGTGAACGGCAAGCAGCGCGAGTTCGACATCGCCCACGTGGACTCGCTGTGGAAGATGTCCTTCGCGCTCAAGGACGTCTTCGACTTCCTGTCGAAGAACATGCGGCCCATCGAGGACACGCGCGACGTGGAGTACGCGGCCGTCAACGGCATGCTGTCCACGTTGGATCCGCACTCGGTGCTGCTGCGCCCGGAGCTGTACCGGGAGATGAAGCTGTCCACCAAGGGTGAGTTCGGCGGCCTGGGCTTCGTCATCCAGATGCGCGAGGGCAACCTCACCGTGGTCAAGGTGATCCCGAAGACGCCCGCGCACCGCTCCGGCATCCAGAAGGACGACCGCATCAAGAAGATTGGCGAGGAGTCCACCGTCAACATGGACCTCAACGAGGCCGTGTCGAAGCTGCGCGGCCCGGTGGACAGCCGCATCACCATCACCGTGGAGCGCGACGGCTGGGACAAGCCCCGCATCATGACGCTCTCGCGCGCCATGATTTCCATCGAGAGCGTGCAGCACAAGATGCTCTCCAACAACGTGGGCTACATCCGCCTGAAGAACTTCCAGGGCAACACCACCCGCGACCTCGAGGCGGCGCTGACGCAGCTGCGCAAGCAGGCGGACGCGAAGGGCGGCTTCAAGGGCCTGGTGCTCGACATGCGCGGCAACCCGGGCGGCCTCTTGGAGCAGGCCATCCAGGTGTCCGACACGTTCCTGTCCAGCGGCACCATCGTCGCGACGGTGGGCCTGTCCGACAAGCTGCGCGAGGAGAAGCGCGCGCGCGCCACGGACGGAGAGGACAGCTACCCCATCGCCGTGCTGGTGAACGCTGGCAGCGCCTCCGCGTCCGAAATCGTCGCCGGCGCGCTGAAGAACCTCGACCGCGCGACCATCATCGGCCGTCAGACGTTCGGCAAGGGCAGCGTGCAGGTGCTGTACGACTTCCCGGATGACAGCGCGCTGAAGCTGACCATCGCCAAGTACCTGACCCCGGGCGACGTCTCCATCCAGGAGGTCGGTATCGTCCCGGACATCCAGCTGGTCCCCACCCGCGCCACCGATGAGCGCGTGGACGTGTTCGCGCCGCGCCGCTCCATGGGCGAGGCCGACCTGGACCAGCACTTCGGCAACCCGGACTCCAGCACCGTCGCCAAGAAGCGCGAGGACGTGCTCAACCGCGAGAAGCCGCTGGAGAGCCTCAAGTACCTGAAGGTGGACGAGAAGCAGGCCCAGGCCACCGCCAAGAAGGAAGAGGGCAAGGCCCCGCCGAAGACGGCCGCCAACGCCAAAAAGCACGGGGACAAGGACCCGCTGCTGGACGTGGACGTGGCCGGCATGGGTGAGGACCTGGACGACCAGCTCGACGCCGAGGCCCAGGAGGAGATCAAGGAGGACTTCGAGGTCCAATTCGCCCGCGACTTCGTGCTGCGCGCTCCGGCCACCACGCGCAAGGAGCAGCTCAAGCAGGGCAAGGCGTTCATCGACCAGAAGCGCGCCGAGGAGGAGTCCCGCATCAACGCCGCCATCGCCGCGCTGGGCGTGGACTGGAGCGCGGGGCCCACGCCGAAGAACGTGCAGATGGCCGTGTCGCTGACGCCGGGCCCGGACGCGAAGATTCTCGCGGGCGAGGTGATGGAGATGGCGCTGACCGCGGAGAACCGTGGCACCGAGCCGCTCAAGCGCGTGCGCGCCTGGACGGAGAGCGACAACGCCTTCCTGGACCGCCGCGAGTTCCTCTTCGGTGCGTTGGCGCCGGGTGAGAAGAAGACGTGGAAGGTGAAGGTGCGCCTGCCCAAGGACCTCACCAGCCGCCGCGACGACGTGACGGTGCGCTTCTTCGATGACCACGGCGCCCTGCCTGAGACGCGGGTGGCCGAGCTCAACTTCGTGGAGCTGCCCCGCCCCGCCTTCGCCTTCAACTGGCAGGTCATCGACGACTGCGCCACCTGCAACGGCGACGGCACGGTGCAGCGCGGAGAGACTGTATCTGTGCTGCTCGACGTGACGAACGCGGGCACCGGCACGGCGCTCGACTCGTTCACGCAGATCAAGAATGGCGGCGACGCCAACATCTTCATCGAAAAGGGCCGCTTCAAACTGGGCGAGCTGAAGCCCGGTGAGACGAAGACGGCGCGCTTCCAGTTGGAGGTGAAGAAGGGCTTCAAGGGCAACACCTTCCCGCTGAAGCTGGCCATCATCGACGAGCCGCTCGAGGAGTTCGTGATGGAGAAGCTGGAGCTGCCCGTCACCGACGCCGCGATCGCCACGATGGAGCCGAAGAAGGGCCTCATCCGCGTGGGCGACAAGGTGGACCTGTATGGCGCCCCCGCGCAGGGTGCGCGCGCGGTGGCGAAGCTGAGCGGGACGACGGTGCTGCCCGCCGAGGCGGTCACCAAGGGCTACTACCGCGTGGAGCTGGAGAAGGACCGCTTCGCCTTCGTGCGCAGCCAGGACGCGAAGGAGCTGAAGACGGGCAAGGCCACCACCCCGAAGGCCACGCTGGTCACCAACCACCGCCCGCCCGACATCCGCCTGGACGTGGATCCGGCCGCTGGCGGCATGGTCGCCAACGGGGACAAGTTCACGCTCTCCGGCGTGGTGACGGACCCCCACGGGTTGCTGGACGTCTACGTGCTGGTGAACGACCAGAAGGTCTACTTCAAGGGCGTGGACCCCAAGGGCGCCGAGCCGAACACGCTGAAGTTCTCCACGGAGTTCGCGCTGAAGGAGGGCAACAACAACGTGCTGGTGGTGGCACGCGAGGACAACGACTTCGCCAGCCGCCGCACGCTGGTCATCCGCCGCCGCCCGGCCGAGGTCGCCCAGAAAATGGCCTCGCCTGCCGGTAGCCCCGCCAACAAGCCGCAGTAG